GGCCTAGCCCCCCCCAGTagaagagagaacagaaggaGCTTGGTGAAATACCCTGAAACCTCCCCCCTCTGACCCTAcagccaggccctcaggctgggGACCAGCTGGATGGGAGCTCAGGCCCAAGGCCGGCCAGGAGCTGCCTCTCACACTGGCTCTCCCCACGTCTTGCAGCCTGTGGCATCGGGGGGCACCatggcccaggccctgggggaggaCCTCGTGCAGCCTTGTGAGCTGCAGGATGACTCCAGTTCTTTGGGGTCTGACTCAGAGCTGAGTGGGCCCGGCCCATATCGCCAGGCTGATCGCTATGGCTTCATTGGGGGCAGCTCGGCAGAGCCAGGGTAAGTGGGGCAGGAATGGGGGTGGTGGGGTACTGGGATTGAGGATGGGGTCTGAGGGCTGAATTCTAGAGTGAGGCCCAACCTCAAGAGTCCTGGGGCCTAGGGACTCAGCCAGTGCCACCCCTCCTCAGGCTCCAGGTGGAATCCCAAGGCTGGCAGGGCTAGGGGTAGGCTGTCCCTGTATATCTCTTTTACCCCCAACCTCTGAAGGTTTGCACCCACCCTTAGGGCTGACCCTTCCCCTTTTAATCTCTGGCCCAGGAATCACAGATCCAAATCATAAAACCTCTTCTCCCACCTTCACCCGTTCCCAATATACAGACAGAAAAACAAGTCCAGAGACAGataggaacttgcccaaggtcacacagcagatcAGAGCCAGAACCAGACTCAAACTCAGGACTCCTGGCTTCTAGTCCAGGGCTCTGTCCACCCAGCTTCCCCTGTGAGCTGTCTGTGTCCCTATCCTGGGGGACAGCCAACTAgaccctcccccaacacacacctacacacccCTTCAGTCTTTCCTGTTTCCGCCCGCACTGGAACCACTTTCTTTCCTGTCCCCATGACAACCACTGGCAACTCCTGGGTGACAGGTCACCTCCAGGGCTCCCCAGAGATCTCCAGGGCCAGGACCTGGACTCACCCAGGTAGCGTGCAGGATGGCAGATATGGGCTCTAGGTAACGGCTGCCCAGCACCTGCATGTATGTGCCGTGTGCCCCCCAGACCGGGTCACCCTCCTGCAGACCTCATCCGCCAGCGGGAGATGAAGTGGGTGGAGATGACCTCTCACTGGGAGAAAACCATGTCTCGGCGCTACAAGAAGGTGAGGGGACAGTGGTCCCACCCAGGCTTCCTTGGCTCATTTCCCTTTGCCTCCGCCCACGCCCTGGCAAAATTCACCCATCCTGTGTCCCGCacctcctgctttttctcccaccACCCAAAgtgccccccaacccctgcccaaTGACAAGTTGTGCTTGGGGCCTGCCGACAGGAGCAGGGGAGGCTAGCCTGGCTGGCCTAACGGGGCCCCTTGGCCTCGCCCACAGGTAAAGATGCAGTGCCGGAAAGGCATCCCCTCGGCCCTGCGGGCCCGGTGCTGGCCCCTGTTGTGCGGGGCCCATGTGTGTCAGAAGAACAGCCCTGGCACCTATCAGGTAAGGGGGTTGGCAGGGgtcctgcctcccttcccagaGCCCCTCATCACTCTGAGCCCTCATAGTCATCTTCTGCCCACCCACAGGAACTGGCTGAGGCCCCTGGAGACCCACAGTGGATGGAGACCATAGGCAGGGACTTGCACCGCCAGTTCCCTCTGCATGAGATGTTTGTGTCACCCCAGGGTCATGGGTACGAAGCCAGTGATGCCCAGGGCCCCCCAGCCCCACAACCCCCAGGCGCTTCGGCCCAGTCTCCTACCCCACTTTATATCCTTGCATCTTGGGGGACCCAGCGAGGCCCAGGGGGCTGAGGCCTGGGCAGACGCTGCAAGAGGGTGGGAAGGGATGCCCAGAGGACTGGCCCCTAATGGGGTCTTCTGGCACAGGCAGCAGGGGCTCCTGCAAGTACTCAAGGCCTACACCCTGTATCGGCCTGAACAGGGCTactgccaggcccagggccctGTGGCTGCCGTGCTGCTCATGCATCTGCCCCCAGAGGTGAGTGCCCTTGACCCTGCTCCAGGGACCTGAGACCCTGAACCCTCAGCCCCAGTGGGACCCAGTGATCCATG
This sequence is a window from Equus caballus isolate H_3958 breed thoroughbred chromosome 12, TB-T2T, whole genome shotgun sequence. Protein-coding genes within it:
- the TBC1D10C gene encoding carabin isoform X3 gives rise to the protein MGAQAQGRPGAASHTGSPHVLQPVASGGTMAQALGEDLVQPCELQDDSSSLGSDSELSGPGPYRQADRYGFIGGSSAEPGPGHPPADLIRQREMKWVEMTSHWEKTMSRRYKKVKMQCRKGIPSALRARCWPLLCGAHVCQKNSPGTYQELAEAPGDPQWMETIGRDLHRQFPLHEMFVSPQGHGRGSCKYSRPTPCIGLNRATARPRALWLPCCSCICPQRRPSGAWYRSARSTSPATTGPTWCEGAVPCGADAGAPGAGHRRTAPGLPGAPGDTRCPANHPPSPAAGGGLHVPGAQRGPVRARPAAADQSPARPAARVGVRATPTATGPPARGSSHL